The proteins below come from a single Aegilops tauschii subsp. strangulata cultivar AL8/78 chromosome 6, Aet v6.0, whole genome shotgun sequence genomic window:
- the LOC141026224 gene encoding protein FAR1-RELATED SEQUENCE 5-like: protein MADVSHESMMEYYHIANNMFSSEDEGYTFYNKYGLEKGFSVRRSYVEWDGSNCHIILRKFVCSREGVREEKHMKRKMEDRKRRPRSITRVGCKAKLVIARQEETGQWFVKDFIDEHNHPLAPRDLSCLLRSHRRISDEQKADIADMEKSGIRKHHIMDIMCMQYGGYDEVGCIMRDIYNVCHANKQETISSGDAPTVINHMVARQEQDSNFFFRYLVDEAGHLKGLFWCDSQSRLDYGAFGDVIVFDSTYRTNKYNLPFVPFVGLNHHRSTVIFVCGIISHETSQAYEWMLQTFSDAMGQKHPISVITDGDLAMQRAIRVVWPDSNHRLCIWHIQ, encoded by the coding sequence ATGGCGGACGTAAGTCACGAGTCAATGATGGAGTACTATCATATTgccaacaatatgtttagtagtGAGGATGAAGGTTATACATTCTATAACAAATATGGTCTTGAGAAAGGTTTTAGTGTCCGGAGAAGCTATGTCGAGTGGGATGGATCCAACTGCCATATAATTTTAAGGAAATTTGTGTGTAGTCGTGAAGGGGTTCGTGAAGAGAAGCACATGAAGAGGAAGATGGAAGATAGAAAGAGGAGGCCACGGAGTATAACTCGTGTAGGGTGTAAAGCTAAATTGGTGATTGCAAGACAGGAGGAAACAGGTCAGTGGTTTGTCAAGGATTTCATCGATGAACACAACCATCCTCTAGCCCCACGGGATCTGTCGTGTCTTTTGCGTTCACACAGAAGAATTAGCGATGAGCAGAAAGCGGACATTGCAGACATGGAAAAATCTGGGATCAGAAAACATCATATTATGGATATTATGTGCATGCAATACGGTGGATATGATGAGGTTGGATGCATTATGAGGGACATTTACAATGTCTGCCATGCTAACAAGCAGGAAACAATTTCTTCCGGGGATGCTCCAACGGTGATCAATCACATGGTGGCGAGGCAAGAGCAAGattcaaattttttcttcaggTACTTGGTTGATGAAGCTGGCCATCTGAAGGGACTGTTCTGGTGTGATAGTCAATCCCGACTTGACTACGGGGCTTTCGGAGACGTTATTGTTTTTGATAGCACATACAGAACCAATAAGTACAATCTGCCATTTGTGCCGTTTGTCGGGTTGAATCACCACCGCAGCACCGTTATTTTTGTATGTGGTATCATTTCACATGAAACAAGCCAGGCATACGAGTGGATGTTACAGACCTTTTCTGATGCTATGGGACAGAAGCATCCTATATCTGTGATCACGGATGGGGACCTTGCAATGCAGAGAGCAATCAGGGTGGTGTGGCCTGACTCAAACCATAGGCTCTGTATATGGCACATTCAGTAG
- the LOC109742858 gene encoding wall-associated receptor kinase 5-like, translating into MSVCRPSWYALPGLCTGVGCCQSAIPPGISFFEPHQRKFPPHQDDNPTFISNAMSCHYVFLVDTEWFTYSDLVFLNHTDDFDMPVVLDWAVRNVGNCSAARRNATDFACRSARSECFDADNGPGYRCNCSRGYDGNPYLDGGCTDIDDCQLKDEYSCYGVCTNSQGSYTCQCPPGTSGDATRKDGCRQKDKFTLALKWAAIKKSKMMEATETKEFAREMLILSQINHRNIVKLHGCCLEVEVPMLVYEYVSNGTLYHYIHGGEGLDINKALDTRLRIAAESAEALSYMHSSASPPILHDDVKTANILLDGSLAAKVSDVGASKLQPSDEAEIATLVQGTCGYLDPEYLMACQLTDKSDIYSFGVVLLELLTGKKVLCFDGPEEDRSLVSRFTMAVKADQHDELLEDQVRTKMGPEALEEVTHLVMHCVSMIREERPSMKEVAEKLEALRSEIEAELVYRVPVVGRFIDLVHGPTSAPRRRCVSCGYAGIPFVLNCFEPYQRNFPPGQNGGSDLAFIINTTSCHYVFLVELDWFSYSDHVFLNRTDDFNVSVVLSWAMWSVGNCSTASRNATDFAYRSARSECFNVTNGPKYRCSCS; encoded by the exons ATGTCCGTGTGCCGGCCATCCTGGTACgccctgccgggcctgtgcaccGGCGTCGGGTGCTGCCAGAGCGCGATACCGCCCGGGATCAGCTTCTTCGAGCCGCACCAGCGCAAATTCCCGCCGCACCAGGACGACAATCCCACCTTCATCAGCAACGCCATGTCGTGCCACTACGTGTTCCTCGTCGACACTGAGTGGTTCACGTACAGCGACCTTGTCTTCCTCAACCACACCGACGACTTCGACATGCCCGTCGTGCTCGACTGGGCCGTGCGGAACGTCGGCAACTGCAGCGCCGCCAGGCGCAACGCCACCGACTTCGCCTGCCGGAGCGCGCGCAGCGAGTGCTTTGACGCCGACAACGGCCCCGGGTACCGGTGCAACTGCTCCAGGGGCTACGACGGCAACCCCTACCTCGACGGTGGATGCACAG ACATCGACGACTGCCAACTGAAAGACGAATACTCGTGCTATGGGGTCTGCACGAACTCGCAGGGAAGTTACACTTGCCAATGCCCTCCCGGGACAAGTGGAGATGCCACCAGGAAGGATGGCTGCCGGCAGAAGGACAAGTTCACATTAGCTCTGAAG TGGGCGGCCATCAAGAAGTCCAAGATGATGGAGGCCACCGAGACCAAGGAGTTTGCGAGGGAGATGCTCATCCTCTCCCAGATCAACCACCGGAACATCGTCAAACTGCACGGCTGCTGCCTCGAGGTGGAGGTGCCGATGCTTGTCTATGAGTACGTCTCCAACGGAACTCTGTACCACTACATCCATGGCGGCGAGGGCCTCGACATCAACAAGGCACTCGACACCCGCCTTCGGATAGCAGCAGAGTCTGCCGAGGCCCTGTCATATATGCACTCGTCGGCCTCGCCCCCAATCCTCCACGACGATGTCAAGACGGCCAACATCCTGCTCGACGGCAGCCTCGCCGCCAAAGTCTCTGACGTCGGGGCGTCGAAGCTACAACCAAGTGATGAGGCTGAGATTGCAACACTGGTGCAAGGGACCTGCGGGTATCTGGACCCGGAGTACCTCATGGCATGCCAGCTCACAGACAAGAGTGACATCTATAGCTTTGGTGTTGTTCTGCTTGAACTCTTGACAGGGAAGAAGGTGTTGTGCTTTGATGGGCCAGAGGAGGACAGGAGCCTCGTCTCCCGATTCACGATGGCCGTGAAAGCCGACCAGCACGACGAGCTCCTTGAGGACCAGGTGAGAACAAAGATGGGCCCAGAGGCGTTGGAAGAAGTAACGCACCTTGTGATGCATTGTGTGAGCATGATCAGGGAGGAGCGTCCATCAATGAAGGAGGTTGCTGAGAAACTGGAGGCTCTAAGGAG CGAGATCGAAGCCGAGCTCGTCTACAGGGTGCCAGTAGTGGGCCGGTTTATTGACCTTGTG CACGGTCCCACGTCGGCTCCTCGACGACGTTGTGTTTCATGTGGCTATGCTGGGATACCCTTCGTTCTGAACTGCTTCGAGCCGTACCAACGGAACTTCCCGCCAGGGCAGAATGGCGGTTCTGATCTCGCCTTCATCATCAACACCACGTCGTGCCACTACGTGTTCCTCGTCGAGCTTGATTGGTTCAGCTACAGCGACCATGTGTTCCTCAACCGCACGGACGACTTCAATGTGTCGGTCGTGCTCAGCTGGGCCATGTGGAGCGTCGGAAACTGCAGCACCGCCAGCCGCAATGCCACAGACTTCGCCTACCGGAGTGCACGCAGCGAGTGCTTCAACGTCACCAATGGCCCCAAGTACCGGTGCAGCTGCTCCTAG